From the Lathyrus oleraceus cultivar Zhongwan6 chromosome 3, CAAS_Psat_ZW6_1.0, whole genome shotgun sequence genome, the window TTATGCACTATATTAATCAATATACTAATCTCTATGATTGGCCAAAAGTGTAGCAGCCCCAACCTCTTGAAAAAGAGATATCTAGAGCTTGGTGGACCACATTCCACAACATGGTATTATTCAATTAGGTACTTTCATTGTTTAGTCAATAATGTATACTGCCAAAATTGTGTGGAAATATTGAAATCTCAGGACAATTGCATCTACTAATAATAATGGACTAAAAaacaaatcaaaagaaaaaataGCCATGTTATTAAATTAAAAGAAATATCTTTGATTTGAAATCGGTTCATATGAAAACAGATTATAATCATGTCataaattattttcataaactcaGACTTATTTTCACGAGTTAGTTCTTATATCAAAGATGATTCTGATAAGCTCAAATAAACCAATCTAAACATACATTTATTCCATTTTATTATCATTATCAAATAATACAAACTTGTACACAAACACAAAACAAGAAAACCGATTTCAACTCTGAATGTCTTATGGGATATATGGTGGAATATAATATGGCTTATCACCAAAGTAACAAACACTAAAAGTACTCTCATGAAAGGAATTTAAAGCAAAAACAAATTTCAACACTGAATTTCATTTACTATCCCTTCTGAAGATTTATTAGCAGGAGTGAAGATTGTGGGTGGTTTCGTCACAGCACCTAATATATCAGCATATCCAACAACACCAACTAAAATCTCGTCATTCTCATCCTCAGTCACCCAAACATGAGTTGCTCTATGAGATAGCATCTGAGCCATGACAGCAGCCAATGAACTGGTCACTTTACATGTCAACGGTGCACTTCTACCTCGATACATGCTCCTCGAACCGAAACTATGGCTTGCAGAATTATTGAAGAATCCGATACTCCTGCTACTGAATTTCTTTGGTTTTCTCGAACCACCGTTGGCCAAATCATTATCTCCTCCGGATCTTGAATTGACGCAGAAATCAGGCAGTGATCTTGAGGTGACGTTATCTTCAACTCCCATAACGAACTGTCCTGCCGTGAGATTCGCTAAAGCCCATGCGGCGGATAAGTAATCACATTTCCATAATTTGATTGCAGAAATTTCTCCAATGATCTTACACCGACCGTCTGATGTGGTTTCGATTACTGCAACTGCACTTGGATCTTGAGGAACCTTTTGAGATGATTCGAGCGCGGGAGTGGAGGATTCGATATAGCTGTAGTTTGGATTAATCGCTCCGAGTGCAGCGATGGTAGTGAGAGGAATCGGAGCTAGAGCTCCAAGACAACCGATGATGAAACGGAGTACGTCTTCTCTGGATAGACAACAGTACTTATCACGGATGGATGCTGAGGTGTTCCGATTTAGATTCGCAGGTAGATTGTTGCTGCTGCTGCTAGGAGATTCAGGATTCTTGAGCCACTTGCCATAGTAGATTACTGAGAAACGCTTACTCATGCCCTTCCATACTATACTCTTTGGAACAAGCAAACGTTTCACGCCTTGCTTCATCATGTCCAGTGCATCTATCAACCTTAATCAAAGGAAAAATTAAAGACATTAACCACATGTTTGGCAAATTATAAAACTTTCTGTTCAAATTAAAACTAGTTCTGAAACACTTCAATTCAATCTAGCTTTTTGTCTATATTTTTCTAATCAAAACAAGAAATagttttttgaaattttaaagtGATTACCAAACACATTTGAAAACAAGCTTCATGAACTTGGCTGTCTAGTTTCTAAGGAACACAAATATGACAATTTTCTTTGTTACTTCATTTTTGTCATGATAAAAAGGGAGATCACATTCACACATTTGCAGAGGAATATTTATCTTATTTTGGCTTTATACCAATATCTGATAAATACAACAATACATGCATTTTTTACATAGAAATGCTTCACCTTTGTTCCTAAAAAAGGGAATGGTAGCCACAGATTCTTAATATTAACATACATTAAACATCCCTTTTCTATTGGATAACCTAGCATCAAAAAACATTACTACGATTACAAATATATGGTGAACTTTGCTGTGCTCCTTCTGCCATGAATGCATGAAAACCATTAAAAACAAAGGACAGATCCTAATCATTCCCTCAAACCAATGTTGTTGAATAGAAGTAATAACGGCATTGACATTGTTCCACAATACGCTGTTTAACACAAAGTGTTTTCGAATAGCAGCTATCGTAGTGCTATATCACCATCATAGCAGAATTTAAACAAACCATTATTTT encodes:
- the LOC127126988 gene encoding CBS domain-containing protein CBSX6; this encodes MASVLVYHVVGDLTVGKPELVEFHETETVESAIRAIAESPEGSIPVWKKRSQGVIENSDMRQMRFVGILSSFDIVAFLAKTRCLEDQDKAMKTPVSEVVLSNNSLLRLVDPGTRLIDALDMMKQGVKRLLVPKSIVWKGMSKRFSVIYYGKWLKNPESPSSSSNNLPANLNRNTSASIRDKYCCLSREDVLRFIIGCLGALAPIPLTTIAALGAINPNYSYIESSTPALESSQKVPQDPSAVAVIETTSDGRCKIIGEISAIKLWKCDYLSAAWALANLTAGQFVMGVEDNVTSRSLPDFCVNSRSGGDNDLANGGSRKPKKFSSRSIGFFNNSASHSFGSRSMYRGRSAPLTCKVTSSLAAVMAQMLSHRATHVWVTEDENDEILVGVVGYADILGAVTKPPTIFTPANKSSEGIVNEIQC